One Kushneria konosiri genomic window, AACGCATCGTTTTAGGCATCAGTGCCGGCATCGCGGCCTACAAGAGTGCCGTACTGGCGAGGCTTTTGAAAAAGGCCGGGGCCAGCGTTCGCGTGGTGATGACCGAGGGCGCACAGGCCTTTATCACGCCGCTGACCCTGCAGGCCCTGACCGGTGAAGAAGTACGCACCTCCTTGCTTGATCCACAGGCCGAGGCCGGCATGGGTCATATCGAGTTGGCCAAATGGGCCGATATCGTCCTGATCGCGCCCGCCACGGCCGATGTGATGGCGCGCCTGGCCGCCGGTATGGCCGATGACCTGCTCACGACGCTGTGTCTGGCCACCCGGGCTCGCTGTCTGCTGGCACCGGCCATGAATCAGGCCATGTGGTCACACCCTGCCAGCCAGCGTAACGCCGAAACGCTCAAGACCTTCGGCTGGCAACAGCTCGGACCGGATGCCGGTGAGCAGGCCTGTGGCGATGTTGGCGGCGGGCGCATGCTGGAGCCGGAAGACATCGTCGAAGCGCTCGAAGCCGCGCTGTCCGGTCATTCACCTGCGCCTGGCACGCTGCCACTGGACGCCATGCCCGAACATGACAATCACTCTCCTACACCGGATGCCTTCATGGCTGCCGAGGCCATCCCGGCATCCCGGGCGCTGGCCGGGCAGCACGTGGTGATTACGGCCGGGCCCACCCGCGAGGCCATCGACCCGGTGCGCTATCTCTCCAACCACAGCTCGGGGAAGATGGGCTTTGCACTGGCCTGCGCGGCGCGCGATCAGGGCGCGCGCGTCACCCTGATCAGTGGCCCGGTGACACTTGCCACGCCCGAGAACATCACACGCGTGGATGTTGTCAGCGCCGTGGAGATGCTTGAGGCCGTCGACGCAGCGCTTGCCGACTGCGATATCTTCATCGGCTGTGCCGCAGTGGCAGACTATCGTCTGGCAGAAGTGGCCGAGCACAAGCTCAAGAAGGTCTCCGGCAGTACGGGCCTGGCCCTGAACCTGATCGAAAATCCGGACATTATCGCCGCCGTCACCCATCGCCAGAGCCCACCCTTTACGGTCGGCTTTGCCGCCGAAACCCGCGAGCTTGCCCGCCATGCCCACGACAAGCTGGTACGCAAGCGTCTGGACCTGATTGTCGCCAACGACGTGGCGGCACCGGGGCTGGGTTTCGGGGCCGATGACAACGCCGCCGTGCTGTATCATCTCGATCCCGACCAGCCGGACAACCCGGCCACGTCGCATACACTGTCACCGCGTGCCAAGCAGGATCTGGCGCGCGCCATTATCGATTACATGCTGCCCCTTTACTGCGGGCATCAATCAATGCGGAGCCCTGTCTGCTCATGACTGCCTCTTCCGACCGGCCGCGCCTGCAGGTCCGAATTCTCGATGACCGGGTGCGCGAATACCCTCTGCCCCACTACGCCACCCGCGGCAGTGCCGGCATGGACCTGCGCGCCCTGCTGGACGCGCCGCTGACGCTGGCACCCGGCGACTGCGAGCTGGTCCGCACGGGTCTGGCCGTGCATATTGCCAATCCGGCCTGGGCCGGCATGATCCTGCCACGCTCGGGACTGGGCCATAAACGCGGCATTGTACTGGGCAATCTGGTTGGCCTGATCGATGCCGACTATCAGGGCGAGCTGATGATCTCGATCTGGAACCGCGGGCAGGAGCACGTCACGCTCGAGCCTTTCGAACGCATCGCCCAGTACGTGCTGGTGCCGGTCATCCAGGCCGAACTGGAAGTCGTCGACGAGTTCACGCCCGGCGATGATGACGACACCATTCGTGGCGCCGGCGGCTTCGGCCACTCGGGACGACACTGACGCTGGTTTAAAGGACAGGAGTCTTTGCATGACACAGGTAAGTGCTGCCATCTTTCGTGCCTATGACATCCGTGGCGTGGTCGACGAACAGCTTAACGTTGATACTGCGCGTCTGATCGGTCATGCCATCGGCAGTGAAGCGCTCGCCCGCGGTGAACGGGGCGTGGCCGTCGGCCGTGACGGCCGGCTTTCTGGCCCCATGCTGTCGAAAGCCCTGATCGAGGGTCTGTGCGCGGCCGGCTGCGACGTGGTGGATATCGGTATGGTCCCCACGCCCACGCTCTATTTTGCCACCCACGTACTGGAGGGCGTCACCTCCGGGGTGGCCGTGACCGGCAGCCATAACCCCTCGAACTACAACGGCTTCAAGATCGTGCTGGGCGGCCACGCCCTGTCGCGTGATGACATTACCGCACTCTACCGTCGCATCGAGAATGATGAGCTCTCACATGGTGAGGGTCGCTGCCGCGAGCATGACCTGCGCGAGACCTATCTGGCGCGCATCCTCGACGATGTCGCACTCGACCGGCCGCTGCACGCCGTGGTGGACTGCGGCAACGGTGTGACCGGTGAACTGGGACCGGAACTGATCCGCCGCCTGGGCGCCCGCGTCACGCCGCTTTTTGAAGAGATCGACGGCCGGTTCCCCAATCATCACCCGGACCCGGGCAAGTTCGAAAATCTGAAGGATCTGATCGCGAAGGTCCGCGAGACCGGTGCCGATATCGGCCTTGCCTTTGACGGCGACGGTGATCGGGTCGGCGTGGTCACCCCTTCTGGTGAGATCATCTATCCCGACCGCCTGCTGATGGCCTTTGCCAGCGACCTGCTGGAGCGCGAGCCCGGGGCGCGGATCATTTTCGACATCAAGAGCACCGGCAATCTGGTCCCGATCATCGAGGACGCCGGCGGCACGCCCGAGATGTGGTACACCGGCCATTCGCTGATCAAAAAGCGCATGAAGGAAACCGGCGCGGCGCTGGCCGGCGAGATGAGCGGACACATCTTTTTTGAAGAGCGCTGGTACGGCTTCGACGATGGCATTTACGCTGCCGCTCGCCTGCTTGAGATCCTGTCGCGCCAGCCCGGTGATGCCGATCAATACTTCAGCCGCTTCCCACAGGACGAAAGCACCGCCGAAATCAACGTGCCCGTCACCGATGACAACAAGTTCGAGATTGTTGAGCGCTTCATCAGGGACACCGATTTTGGCGAACAGGCGACCCGAACCACGCTTGATGGCATCCGTGTCGACTACCCGGACAGCTGGGGGCTGTGTCGCGCCTCCAACACCACGCCCATGCTGGTGTTTCGCTTTGAAGGCAAGTCCCGCGAAGCGCTTGAGCGCGTTCAGGACCGCTTCCGTCAGGCGCTTTTGGCCGTTGCCCCCGACATCACGCCAACCTTTTAGGGAACCGGTGCCTTACGGGCCTGCAAACGCATCGCAGGCCCGTGATATCTCAACCCTCTTGATGAAGGCTGAACGCTGGACCGTCCCGCCCTTTTTTCTTTTACAGGAGCGTTTTGCAACATGCATGACAGCGAATACAATCCGCGCCAGGTCGTTGAAATCCTGTCCGAGGCGCTGCCCTATATTCAGCGCTTTTCAGGCAAGACCGTCGTGATCAAGTATGGCGGCAACGCCATGACCGAAGACAACCTGATTCACTCCTTTGCGCGTGACGTGGTGCTGCTCAAGGAAGTCGGCCTCAACCCGATCGTGGTACACGGCGGCGGCCCCCAGATCGGTCAGTTGCTGGAGCGTCTCAATATCGAATCCCGCTTTGTGGACGGCATGCGGGTGACCGACTCGGAAACCATGGATGTGGTCGAGATGGTGCTCGGCGGGCTCGTCAACAAGAGCATCGTCAACCTGATCAACGGCGCCGGCGGCAAGGCGATCGGCCTGACCGGCAAGGACAACGCCCAGATTCGCGCCCGCAAGCTGTCCGTGCAGCGCAAGCGTGCCGACATGACGGCGTCTGAAATCATCGACATCGGTCATGTCGGCGAAGTCGAGCACATCTCGACCGACCTGATCGAGATGCTCTCGGAAGCCGACTATATTCCGGTGATCGCGCCCATCGGCGTGGACGCCGAGGGGAACTCCTACAACATCAATGCTGATCTGGTCGCGGGGCGCGTGGCCGAGGCACTTGGTGCCGAGAAACTCATGCTGCTGACCAACGTGGCCGGGCTCATGAATCAGCAGGGCGAGGTCATGACCGGCCTGACCACCGAACAGGTCGATCAGCTGATCGAGGACGGCGTCATCTATGGCGGCATGCTGCCCAAGATTCGCTGCGCACTGGAAGCGGTCAAAAACGGCGTCAACAGCTCCGTCATCGTGGATGGGCGCGTGGAACACGCCATCCTTTTGGAAATCTTTACCCGCTCGGGCGTGGGCACGCTGATTACCGACCAGGCAGGCACCCCCTCGTCCTGAGGTATCGTGTTGTACGGACATGACCACATTCACGGGTGCCCGAGGCCGTCCCGGGCACCCTCGCAGGCAGATAAAAAAGATGGCCATGACAAGGGAACAGAAACTTTCACGTCGCGACCAGATCCTGCAGGCACTGGCGCGCATGCTGGAGCAGGGGCGTGGCCAGCGCATCACGACGGCCGCACTGGCTCGCGAGGTGGGCGTGTCAGAAGCCGCGCTTTACCGGCACTTTCCCAGCAAGACGCGCATGTACGAGGCGCTGATCGAGTACATCGAACAGACGCTTTTTGAGCGCGTTACATTGATCGTCAATGAACCCGGCGACGTCAGTGACCGCTGCCAGCGCATTTTGACGCTGCTGTTGATCTTTGCTGATAGAAACCCCGGGCTTTGTCGCATCATGACCGGCGAGGCACTCACCGGTGAACATGAACGGCTGCAGGCCCGCGTGGCGCAGCTCTTTGAGCGTCTTGAGACCCAGCTCAAGCAGGTGCTGCGCACCGGTGAAATTGAACAGGGGTATCGTCCGGCCATCGGGGTATCGGCACTGGCCAACCTGCTCATGGCCGTTGCCGAGGGGCGAATTGGTCAATACGTCAGAAGCGGCTTTCGTCGCGCGCCCCAGAGTCACTGGGACGATCAGTGGCAGCTTTTGAGCGCCCATCTGACGACGCAAGAGTAGAACTGTCCGACCGATGCGCCTTCAGATATCTGATGGCCGTATCAGCCTCGACGCCGGCACCGAACAGGTAGCCCTGGAGGATCTCGCAGCCAAGCTCGTTGAGCAGATACTGCTGCCAGCGCGTTTCAACGCCCTCTGCCACAACCGTCAGCTGAAGTGAATGTGCCAGCCGCACGATGGCCTCGATCACATGGTAACCACGACTGTTATCGGGCAGGGCGATGACGAAACTCTTGTCCAGCTTGAGACGGTCCAGTGGCAGCAACGCCAGCTTGTCCAGTGATGAGTAGCCGGTCCCGAAGTCGTCCAGCGATATCCGGATACCCTGCTGACGCAGTTTTGAGATCACGTGTACGCACTCGTCAAAATTCTGCATCATCCGGCTTTCGGTAATCTCGAACTCCAGACAGGCGCCCTCAAGACCGTAACGCTCCAGCACCGTTGCCACATGCGACAAAAGCGCCCGATCAAGCTGAAGTACGGAGACATTGATGGCCACGACCGGCACCTGATATCCCTGAGAACGCCAGCGGCGGATCTGTCGGCATACCCTGTCAATGACCCAGTTACCCAGCGCTGGCATGAGCTCCGCCGATTCGGCCATGGGAATAAAGGTCGAGGGAGGAATGTCACCGTGGTCGGGATGATGCCACCTCAGCAGCACTTCAAAACCGGCGATTTTCTGATCGCCACCCTGCACCTGAGGCTGATAGACCAGCCGCAGCTGTTCGTCCCTCATTGCCTGATACAACGCTTTCGAATCAGGCAGAGACGCTACACGCGCATCCTCACCGGCAATGAACAGCGCCGGCCAGGCGCAGGCATCGTTTTTCGAAGAGATGACATTTTGTGAAGAAATGGCACCGCCGGGCATTGAGCACTCTTGCTCGTCGGGCCACACGCAGCTCCCCTCGTGCCGGCTGATGTCGATCAGAAACCCATGACACTCGGTTTTTCCATCACGGCGCAGAATCACGCCACGGTCCAGCACTCTCTGCTCGGACGTGCCCTGAACCAGACGATAGGTGTGCTCGAAATATCCTCGCTGCAGGGCAATATGTCGAGCACACTTCAGTGATTGCCGATCGTCGGGATGCACCATGGCATCAAAGGTGCTGCAGGACAGACAGCGACCCTGAAGTTGCGGCATTGATACGGTCGTATTGACGGCACTGCTCAGATAGCAATAGCGCTGCTCATCATGGCAATAGCGGTACATGATGCCGGAAAGCCTGCTGCCGCAGTCATCGCTATCATCCGATCCGCCCTGTTTCAGGCAATATCGCTCATAGCCCTTCGACAACAGCTCCCTGCCCTGAAAAAAACAGCACAACCACAGCAGCAGCCCCATGGCCAGCGTGTGGTCGTCCATATGTTTTTGCCACCAGAGCAGACACAGCGCGGTCAGCAACAGAGCAAATACCAGACGATAGAGCGTACACAGTAGCGGAGGCACTTTCTGGGGTGCCATCAGCCTTGATTGACGCAAAAGTGCGGAGATAGACATCGGTCAGCGCTCGGAGCAGCAACAGAAAAATCATCCGATAACCATAAAAACAAGTAATGAATAATATTGGTCATCATTTTTTTTCATGAAACGTACCGTAAAGCAAAACCCCGGGTCTTGGGAGCCCGGGGTCAACTTTTGCGCCAAAAACAATCTTTAGTATGAGATCTAAAGTGTTCTGATCAGGCCACTTCAGCAGATTCGCCGATCGCCTGTTTGAGTTTTTTCATGGCGTTTTTTTCAAGCTGACGGATGCGCTCGGCAGACACGCCATAGGTATCCGCCAGTTCATGCAGCGTGGACTTCTGTTCGGCGAGCCAGCGACGCTGAAGAATATCGCGTGAACGATCGTCAAGCCGGGCCAGTGCGTCACGCAGTTGCTGCGACGAACGATCCTGCCAGTCGGACTCTTCGAGCGACAGTGCCGGATCAGAGCGGCCATCTTCCAGATACTGCGACGGAGACTGGTAGCTCTGCTCGTCATCCTCGCTGCCGGGGGCCGGGTCAAAACCGGCATCAAAGGCGGATAGACGACCTTCCATCTCACGCACTGCTTCGGGCTTGACGTCCAGATCCTGGGCGATGGCATCCACTTCGTCGTTGTTCAACCATGACAGGCGCTTCTTGGCGCTGCGCAGATTGAAAAACAGCTTGCGCTGCGCCTTGGTGGTCGCCACCTTGACGAT contains:
- the coaBC gene encoding bifunctional phosphopantothenoylcysteine decarboxylase/phosphopantothenate--cysteine ligase CoaBC, producing the protein MSRLAGQRIVLGISAGIAAYKSAVLARLLKKAGASVRVVMTEGAQAFITPLTLQALTGEEVRTSLLDPQAEAGMGHIELAKWADIVLIAPATADVMARLAAGMADDLLTTLCLATRARCLLAPAMNQAMWSHPASQRNAETLKTFGWQQLGPDAGEQACGDVGGGRMLEPEDIVEALEAALSGHSPAPGTLPLDAMPEHDNHSPTPDAFMAAEAIPASRALAGQHVVITAGPTREAIDPVRYLSNHSSGKMGFALACAARDQGARVTLISGPVTLATPENITRVDVVSAVEMLEAVDAALADCDIFIGCAAVADYRLAEVAEHKLKKVSGSTGLALNLIENPDIIAAVTHRQSPPFTVGFAAETRELARHAHDKLVRKRLDLIVANDVAAPGLGFGADDNAAVLYHLDPDQPDNPATSHTLSPRAKQDLARAIIDYMLPLYCGHQSMRSPVCS
- the argB gene encoding acetylglutamate kinase → MHDSEYNPRQVVEILSEALPYIQRFSGKTVVIKYGGNAMTEDNLIHSFARDVVLLKEVGLNPIVVHGGGPQIGQLLERLNIESRFVDGMRVTDSETMDVVEMVLGGLVNKSIVNLINGAGGKAIGLTGKDNAQIRARKLSVQRKRADMTASEIIDIGHVGEVEHISTDLIEMLSEADYIPVIAPIGVDAEGNSYNINADLVAGRVAEALGAEKLMLLTNVAGLMNQQGEVMTGLTTEQVDQLIEDGVIYGGMLPKIRCALEAVKNGVNSSVIVDGRVEHAILLEIFTRSGVGTLITDQAGTPSS
- the slmA gene encoding nucleoid occlusion factor SlmA codes for the protein MTREQKLSRRDQILQALARMLEQGRGQRITTAALAREVGVSEAALYRHFPSKTRMYEALIEYIEQTLFERVTLIVNEPGDVSDRCQRILTLLLIFADRNPGLCRIMTGEALTGEHERLQARVAQLFERLETQLKQVLRTGEIEQGYRPAIGVSALANLLMAVAEGRIGQYVRSGFRRAPQSHWDDQWQLLSAHLTTQE
- a CDS encoding phosphomannomutase/phosphoglucomutase, which gives rise to MTQVSAAIFRAYDIRGVVDEQLNVDTARLIGHAIGSEALARGERGVAVGRDGRLSGPMLSKALIEGLCAAGCDVVDIGMVPTPTLYFATHVLEGVTSGVAVTGSHNPSNYNGFKIVLGGHALSRDDITALYRRIENDELSHGEGRCREHDLRETYLARILDDVALDRPLHAVVDCGNGVTGELGPELIRRLGARVTPLFEEIDGRFPNHHPDPGKFENLKDLIAKVRETGADIGLAFDGDGDRVGVVTPSGEIIYPDRLLMAFASDLLEREPGARIIFDIKSTGNLVPIIEDAGGTPEMWYTGHSLIKKRMKETGAALAGEMSGHIFFEERWYGFDDGIYAAARLLEILSRQPGDADQYFSRFPQDESTAEINVPVTDDNKFEIVERFIRDTDFGEQATRTTLDGIRVDYPDSWGLCRASNTTPMLVFRFEGKSREALERVQDRFRQALLAVAPDITPTF
- the dut gene encoding dUTP diphosphatase → MTASSDRPRLQVRILDDRVREYPLPHYATRGSAGMDLRALLDAPLTLAPGDCELVRTGLAVHIANPAWAGMILPRSGLGHKRGIVLGNLVGLIDADYQGELMISIWNRGQEHVTLEPFERIAQYVLVPVIQAELEVVDEFTPGDDDDTIRGAGGFGHSGRH
- a CDS encoding putative bifunctional diguanylate cyclase/phosphodiesterase; the encoded protein is MSISALLRQSRLMAPQKVPPLLCTLYRLVFALLLTALCLLWWQKHMDDHTLAMGLLLWLCCFFQGRELLSKGYERYCLKQGGSDDSDDCGSRLSGIMYRYCHDEQRYCYLSSAVNTTVSMPQLQGRCLSCSTFDAMVHPDDRQSLKCARHIALQRGYFEHTYRLVQGTSEQRVLDRGVILRRDGKTECHGFLIDISRHEGSCVWPDEQECSMPGGAISSQNVISSKNDACAWPALFIAGEDARVASLPDSKALYQAMRDEQLRLVYQPQVQGGDQKIAGFEVLLRWHHPDHGDIPPSTFIPMAESAELMPALGNWVIDRVCRQIRRWRSQGYQVPVVAINVSVLQLDRALLSHVATVLERYGLEGACLEFEITESRMMQNFDECVHVISKLRQQGIRISLDDFGTGYSSLDKLALLPLDRLKLDKSFVIALPDNSRGYHVIEAIVRLAHSLQLTVVAEGVETRWQQYLLNELGCEILQGYLFGAGVEADTAIRYLKAHRSDSSTLASSDGRSKAATDRPSDSGARDESRF
- the rpoH gene encoding RNA polymerase sigma factor RpoH, which codes for MSTSLQPIGHLSPGNDLNGYIQAVNRIPVLTVDEERDLATRLHTDSDIEAARRLVMSHLRFVVHIARSYSGYGLPQADLIQEGNVGLMKAVKRFDPAQGVRLVSFAVHWIKAEIHEFVLRNWRIVKVATTKAQRKLFFNLRSAKKRLSWLNNDEVDAIAQDLDVKPEAVREMEGRLSAFDAGFDPAPGSEDDEQSYQSPSQYLEDGRSDPALSLEESDWQDRSSQQLRDALARLDDRSRDILQRRWLAEQKSTLHELADTYGVSAERIRQLEKNAMKKLKQAIGESAEVA